The Streptomyces lienomycini sequence CGCCCGGGCGCGCCTACATCCGGGATGCCCTGCTCGGCGACCCCGACGGAACCAATGCCGGTCAGTGTTCGGCGTATGCCGCAGAGCAGATCGACGCCGTGTTGGCCCGTGCGGCGCAGCGGGGGGAGCCGGTGCCCGAGACGGAACTGCTGATCGACCGTGTCGTGGCGCCGATCATGTACCGCATCCTCTTCCGCCCTGGCCGACTGGACGCCGCATACGCGCGCGAGCTCGTGACGAACGCCGTGTACGCCCAGCAGATCGAGGCCGGCGCCGGCCCCACCCCGTCCGCCGCCCGCCGGCGCTCGGAGAAGAAACCCGACAACTGACCACTTCGCTCGCCGGGTGGTCTGGTCACTGGGCCGTGGAGGCCAAGCGGTATCTTCCGATGACGCATCATGTGGAGTGCGTCGCGATTCTGGAGCCGGCGGGGAAGGGTGCCTGGCCTGCGGTTCTGTTGTTCGGGTGGGTTGCTCGGCCTGTTTCCCGCCATGTAGCGGATCGAGCAGGCGGACCGGGTGTGATGCCCAGGACCGGGCCGAGTTGAAGGACGACGACGTCCTGGCGGAGCTGGTGGACAGCGATGCGGAGATCCTGACTACCTGAAGTGACCGACGTGCGGGAGATGGGCCTGGCCTGTCTTCCTGCGGTTCAACGGCGTGAGCGTCGGTACCGGCCCGCCGCCCGTGCCCGTTGCCGGTCCGTTCGTCGAGGACATCGCGCAGGACTGCGTCGATGTACCGGTCATTGCCAAGCGCCTGGCGGCCTGGTTCCCCGTTCCCTGACGTTCGACGATATGAGGGCAGGGCACCCGTGTGCCCTGCCCTCACGAGCTGTCGAACTCCACTCACACTTGGCCGCTTTGGCTGGTCCGGGAGTACCGGGCGGTGCCAGTCAAAGGTGTCGACGCCCTTTCACCGGGTGCTCTGCCGCGGCGTCACGTACCCGGCGCCGTAGTGATCGACGATTTTTGGGCCAACGCGGCGACGGGGGGATGCCTGGATCGATGCACACCGCCTGCCGGTCCCCGCCTCATCGCTCGACGCAATTCCCGGGCGTGTGTCCAGGAGTCGGTGACCAGGAGGGAGACCAGTGTGGTGGCGCCCGAGCCGCGAGTACGCCCAGTTCGCTGTCCATGTGTCATCTCCTAGGCGAGGGGGGAGCCGGAGGCGGGCGCCTCGTCGTCGTCCAGAGCGGGGGACACCGGCGGATCGAAGTGGTGCTGGATCTCCTCGGCGGTCTCGTGGCAGTTCTGCTCCTTGATGAGGCCGGCGATCTGTGCCGCGAGCATCGGACGGCGTACATCTCCGTCGGTGAAACCGATGCTGTCGAGGAAGTCGGAGAGACGCACCGTGGCTGTCTCCCGTCCCTGCGGCGCTGAGGGAGGTCTCGCCTCGGCAAAGTCCGACGTCGTCGGCTCGTCGGCCTGCTGAGAGATCAGATCCTGAAGCCGTTCGGGAATGTCGGTGTCATTGGCCGCCGAGGTGAGCTGAGCGAGCAGGGCCAGGTCGTTCACCGTACGTTCCACCTGCTCGTCGTTCCTGGCGAGCCACCAGACCACCGCGCTGCCGGTGTCCTTGAGGACGTCCTCGCCCAAGTACCGTCGCCTGCTCTGCTCGTACTTGCGTTGGTGCACCCAGACCGCCTCGTCCTTGCGTACGTCGGCGAGCTTGTCGAGGCGTTCCTGGTCCTGCTGCACCAGGACGAGACGGACGTTCTCCGCCATTGCCTGGAGGTGCACGGTGGACTCGGGCACCATCCGGCTGAGGGCGCCGGACAGTTCCCGCTCGACGAGTGAGGCCCGGACCGGTTCCCGTTGCTCGGTGATGGCGCGAGCCCGCTTCAGGACCGCGTCGACGGCGATGCCCGCGGGGTTGAGAACGGGTGCGCTCGCGGGAGCGTCGACGAGGCACCAGCGCACCGTCGCGGAGAAGACGAAGTCGTAGTCCGCCCACTTGCTGGGCAGCAGGACCTGGCTGACGCGGTGTTCCGTGCGTTCTACGGGGGCGGCCGTGAGCTGCTCCTCGAAAGCCACGGGTACCGTGCCGCGGCGCATCGCGGCGAACCGGAAGACGGCCGCGGGGACGACGAGCAGCAGCACTGCCAGCAGCGGCCAGGCCCATGCGGGCCACCGCTGCGTCAGACCGACGATGGTCAGCAGGAGACCGCTCAGAACGGTGAGGAAGACGGTTGTGGTTTTCCGTGCGGTGGTCATGGTCGAGTCCCCCTGGATGAGGTCGTCGGCGGTGTGGCCGGAGCGATGCCTTGAGCCGCGCTGATCTTGTGGAGCAGCAGACCGGTGATCTCCGCGGCTCGCGCCGCATCCGCCGGACCGGTGCGCTCGGCGTCGCGGGCACACGCGTACAGCAGAGCGAAGACCTTGCCCCGCTTCTCCGTGCACCGCTGTGCCGCGCTGACGAGGAGGTCGAGCAGGAGCCCGCCGTGCGGTCCGGTGCCGACGGCCGCCCAGTGGAGCCAGCGTCGTGCTTCGTCCTGCCACTTCTGAGGCGGCAGCTCGGT is a genomic window containing:
- a CDS encoding TetR/AcrR family transcriptional regulator, which gives rise to MARPGGRSARVQESVHAAVRELVGEAGRDALTVPMVATRAGVTPSTIYRRWGDLQQLLSDVAVERLRPETDPADLGSLRADLDAWAEQFLDEMASPPGRAYIRDALLGDPDGTNAGQCSAYAAEQIDAVLARAAQRGEPVPETELLIDRVVAPIMYRILFRPGRLDAAYARELVTNAVYAQQIEAGAGPTPSAARRRSEKKPDN